GAAGGTACAATGCTTTTGCAATTTTCGGGAAACCACTTCGAATGGCAGTCTACGGCCCTTCCGGTAAGTCAGGGATATGTCACGCTTATTGGGGAACAACTGGACAAGACATTTATTGCCGATCAATGGGAGCAGTGCTTCGTTTCGCTTTAACCGACAGATTGAGTTCGAGATAAAAAAGGCTGTTCCTTTGACCTCTACAAGTCATGGAAGAGCCTTTTTCAACAACTATCCTGTACGTGGTATGTACCTCTATTTTAATGAGTTATTTGCAGAGGGTTTTATCTGTAGATAATAAAAAAGCGTTGTTCGCGAATTATTGGCATAATCCACGAACATAACGCTCGACGGGTCTTACTTAAGGTTGTATTTTTTGTTAAAGCGATCCACACGACCACCGATATCCACGTTTCTTTGTTTACCTGTGAAGAACGGGTGAGAAGCGGAACTAGTATCTACACGGATAACCGGGTATGTGTTGCCATCTTCCCATTCCATCGTTTCTTGCGAATGTTTAGTGGAAGCACTCAGGAAAGAGAATCCACAGCTAGGGTCCAAAAAGATAACTTTGTTCAAAGTTGGATGAAGATCTTTTTTCATTTGTTTCACCTAAGCTTTCATGTCATTTTAGTTTCAAACTCAAACATACTGGCGCAATACTCCATCAGTT
This DNA window, taken from Paenibacillus kribbensis, encodes the following:
- a CDS encoding type B 50S ribosomal protein L31, with product MKKDLHPTLNKVIFLDPSCGFSFLSASTKHSQETMEWEDGNTYPVIRVDTSSASHPFFTGKQRNVDIGGRVDRFNKKYNLK